The DNA window aaaaatattccagaagATGGTTCAACTCGTATATTATAGACCTAAGAGAGCGTCAAGCGCTTCATCTGCAGGAATACAAAATGGGATAAACGACATTCctggaatgaaacaaaaatgcaaGATTAACAAAGGAAGCTGCGGCAGGAAGCTACCATAATAAGCGCAAAGTGCTCTTGTGCACAAGTGCAACTGGTGTCTTTTCGTTTCCTTTCCTGAGTTTGAGTAGtgaatctttttttagaatttcagTGACGGTTTTCAGCACTTCACCATACTTCCTTAAtctctaatttcttttatGTGTTGATGTTGTTAGAATCCCGACTTCGGACATTCTTCTTACAATAGTGGCTGCTATTGTTCCTCTAAGATATGGTATTTCATTCCTCAATGAATTCACTGATTATTTAATTTGATGGGTGCAGTTATTAGATGAATCAGCACACATAATGTTTCTAAGGGAATAAAATCAATCATaagaatcttaaaaaaaacgataggAAATTTGTGTGCCATTGtgcaacttttttaaaacgaaTGCTGATCAGTAAAACAAtcgttcaaaaattttaaataatttctatAGATGGAGAAAGCGTCATTGGAAGCCTATAAACCACCAAAAGAGCGTTCGACACCCGAAGTTGGTTGCTTGAAACTGAATTTGAGttcagaactaaaaaaaatgctccGCTCAATCAAAATTTAAACTTGCCCACTTCTCATCTGTCACATCATTGGAAACCTGAAATACAAGCTCAATTATTTACAGAGGAAAGCGAGTTTCCTTCCTATAGTTATTGTTAGCCACAATCTTATAGTCCATGGTATGGTCAAACCAACaccaaaataaagaaaaggacTCATAAACAAGAACAGAGGAAATATTACACGCCAAGGTGtattcaaacaaatttttagtGCCGTGGGAAAATCTGCTACATCTATTCATACCTATAAATTACTTACTTATAAAGTCGGTAAAAAGAAGAGTAAATGTGATGCcctaattattattttcagaCTGTGTGTTTTATTAGATTGtatttcctattattattgttgttctctttttggtgcactttcttcctacatttttgtattttcaacACATTTCGATGCCTACTCGAACCTTTGATGAGTTTGACGCTGTTTTTCAGCTTTTCAAACCACATGAAATTTTTGCGATTCAGCATCGCAAAGCTGACGTAACATTGCGTAGCACCTCATATCTTGCTTCGGCACAGACCAGGTATAACGGCGTCTTATATGGCAGTAAAGCGATTACggtgtataataataataataataataataataataataataataataataataataataataacaataataatggcaataacaataataatagtaataataatagtattaataataataataatatcttcTTTCTCTGAAACATAAATATGAAGCTGGCCTTCATCAAACACCAACTTCTGGATGACGCATCTGGATTACttcaataaatcaaaaaacgAGTGAACAGGAAGTGCGGATGCATTGCTTTGTTACACgaatagaaatatttgcaaattgTGCAGCATATTTTCCAATATCTTGAAGGTTGTTATCCTGCTAGTGCAGTGGACCTCCTTACTTCGTCATGACATGCATATCTCTCTGTGGTGCTACTTAGACAACGTCATGTGCCTATTCTTCTGGCACAATTCTTAGAATTTCACTACGGTTAGGATGGACAGTCTTTGGCGAATAATCCCCATTAGATTGTGCCTTTAGAATCCTCTGCAGACGTAATACAGTACAAGAATAGTGGCAAATCTTCACAACTTGCTGACCTTGTATACGAACTCTGACCGAGGATCAAAATTGTTCTACACCATCACTGGCACAGTGAGCACAgtaaacttcgaaaaaaaagaactaaaagaaagaaaccgcTCAACTTTTTCCCGTACTTTAATGAACAAATACCACAGTTATTGCGCGTATGTGCCCACATCCCATATTTTGTAGCCAAATTCTGATGAAAGCATGGCATGAGCATCGAGTGGAAAGTCCGAATTCGAAGACTCTGGGTTAGACCCTAAGGCTGCATCGACGTCATTAGAGGTTTAATCCAAaggattaaaaaatttattgatgATGTTATGGCCTACAAGGAAGTGGCTATAATTTCTTTAAGTTAATATCTCTCAAGAAGTCAACAGGTTCTAATGTTGCCTTCTTTTCCAGTAGATCTCCATACTCTTAGATTCTGCGATGAAAATTGAAGAACTTTTGAATGCAAAGCATCATGGATTTAATTGGGCCACCTTggaacaaaagaacaaaaggcGAGATCGCTCGATAGAAATATTCATTCTACTCAAGGCATTGCAGAGATAATGAGTTTGTTTCAGAAATCAGTCGTACTCTGTTCAAAAATCATTGTTCAAAGAACAACCCttactaaaaaaacaaattgttttTATAGTAAGGGTTGTTCTTTGTCGTTTTCTCTGCGATGTCCGCTTTGGAATGTGACGTTTTGGAATTTACTACGACGAAAGTCATAAATGTGTGCGCAGCGTAAAACCTGAAAACCTCCTTAAGTGACGATTTTCGCGCAGCCATGAACTTAAGCCATCCCGCTAAGTGCCGCAAAAAAATCCCAAGAATTTGCGTTGCTTCGCAAGTCACGAAAACCGCGACAATTTCCTAATGTGTAGTTTGTCTTGTGATTCATGTGGGGACTGTCTGTCAAATGTAATTATTAGGCAGGACGCAAGAATGACATTTATCGCGCTATCGTGGGTGTTTACTGAAAAACGCCACTACGCAACTCGCTTTTGTTAGGTTTAAGTGTGTGAAAAAATAGGGGAACGTCAAAACACGAATACTTCATCGTTTCTGCCAAACTATGCCTTTTTTAAATATTGGCAAACAAACGTATTTAGGTTTGGAGTTTCATACAATATATATAAGAGCATGCACATATGACACAGTTAGAGAAAGTAACGTTCTTTGATTGCTTGATGCTCAATCCTCAAGCCAATCTCAGCAAATGAAAGGAAGGTTATCAGTAAATGAATCCAACAATAAGGTTATATGTCCATTCCAGTCAAGAACTCGCGATCTCCGCGCTGCGTCCCAATTTCGAGTGTTGGGTGAGAGTCTCCTAGCTAACTAACTACAGTGATACGCAATTGTCTAAGCAGTTCCGCAACAGTAGAGCCATGAATTAATCGCATATATGTAGTGACGATCAGAAATCGTTGAACTTTGTCCGTAACCATGAAACCCATATTAtgtcttcaaataaaaatctgaCGAAATTGTAGCTGCATTTTGCATTTTACGCACTTAAATGTTTTTGCTTTACCATTATGATAAGGGTCAAGACGACTCCACTGACTGGCACTGGACTGATTGCGTAGGCGATCCTGGTGAAAGCTTCACTACTTCCATTCTTCTGTGGGTCTTATTAAGCCATTTCAAGACCGCTTGTGCACCACCACAAACATCACAAACCGCCtctttttgacccgacttgAATCTGCTGTCTTTAGATAAATCCTTGATGAAAGACTACCTCGAATATCGTACAGTACGCCGTACTAATGACGTTGCGCCATTATTCACTCTTAAATTGCCCTGCAAACATACATGTCAACATAACACACCGACTAAACCCATGACCACGCAAATGTGAGGTCTAGGAGTATGATgtagatttcataattttgttATTCACTCTTACTTCCCTTCTATGACTTCTATTTCAATAAATATACTCTCATTTCCGCTTCGTATAAAGTTCACTCAACTTAATGATGCACTTGAAAATATGTGAGAAATGTAAAGAGTGCTAAAAAGGTTTTACTTCGTCAAACGCCATTCAGGTCGAGTAAGTCCAACGCTGTTCAACAGTGTGCACGAAAGTGCAATCGCTGACAGCATGAGTGAAGAAGCCGTGGAATGCAAGATTAAAAGTGCGATTAGAATCGGTGCTGCTGGAAAAAGTTGATGCATTGACAACGAGAGGGAGAAGTGACATAAAAAGGTAAAATCTTCTTGAAAATCGCATTAGTACAGTTTAAAGACTGTTTCTTGTCAATCACTAATTGAAAGGATCTCAAACTCAGggtcacttttttccacagaCTACCAATCAGTTCGCTTAgagtttgtttttcaaatatttcttgcTGCTACTGCTTGTTTTTCCTCTAGGCGATGGAAAAGAGCAATCAAGGGACAAAACATGGCAATAGAATTGCAAAGAAACATAGAGCACGAAATTCCCGTCTTTTTCAGGTGCTTTTCCCACTCATCTTCCCTACTTATCGTTGAGAGTCTTTCGGAATCCAACGTCATCTGACGGTATATTCGAATGTGGGTAATTGTAAAGGTCGGCTAACATAATTATGAGGACTTCATCGTTCTCCATTAACTTTAACTCGTCCTTTTAGCGCATCATGTGGTTGCATGCAAAAGATGATTTCCGCAAGGAAATCCAAAGAAGCACTTGGCGATTAGTGGTAAGAATGAAGGACAACGTTCGGAAGCGTTCTCAGTGTTGTTTCCGCAATAGACGGAATTTGAGGTGGCTATTGAGAATGACagcaaaaaattcaataaactCTAAAATGAGAAGCATCCAAAAGTCTCAATTTGTCCAGCGGAGCACCTCCTTACAGTGGTTCTCGTCACTCTTTAACATGTAGCAGATAATGTTTCatgtaattttgaattttgatttttttattccttttgagTGCTTCCATTGCATCATTCGCAAGAGTGTAACGATTTGAATCGTTGGATAACCTGATTCTCGTGAGTGCTCTAAGAGCTTCAAATTCGTGGAATCGCTGGAGGTACCAGATGTATCGTGCTTTCGCTGATATCTTTGAAGATTAGGATTCCGATTTTAATGtacgttaaaaaaatgatatatCATCGAAACTTTGCGAATACCGCCTTCAAGCTAATTTGGTTATATTTCCCGTATTGAACACCTATCACATCCTGGTGCAACACTACTTTCCCACAGCTTTGCAGGAACTTTAAAAGAaagcttcaaagaaaaagagatggTAAATGAATTCGGTAGCACTCTCTTCTCTATAGTTACTGTGACGACTGTAAATGCGACAACATTCCACGGAATGCTCCATCATCGTCATAGCTATCttcgtttagaagaaaaagcacaCTCAAAGTGTCCGCTTCGTTCAATGGGCAAATTGAAATGATGTCATGTGGAACGGTTGTGGAGAAGATTTTATCAAAGTGCAAACATTCGCATCATCAGGTGTTCCAGTGGAGAGAGAACATTGAAGGATTGATTAATACTAGAAGCATTTGTGCGAACATTCTTGCTAAAACGTCGTGTCGTGCTCGAAAAACATAAGCACAGAGCACGATAGTATGGTACTTGACGGCACAAATGTAGGATTGTTCCAATCATTGCTCTTTCTAGGCCGATGAACACGtcaaaaaagccgaaacgtcaggctaCAGAGGTTCCATTTAAATCCTCTCAGGCACACTAATAGAAAACACATTTTCGTCATATTAGCCGAACAGCTACTGATTCAGATACTTACGTAGATACGCACGTAATTGCGACATCATTACCTACATCTTTTTAGAAGGGCGTTGTGTGACCGTTATGCGCACGTCACTTCCGCGCAAATCATGGCCCCTCTGAAAAGAGAGCGTGGTAAGTAAAAGAAGCGCCAGTGCCTATTATTACGATTCATTTTTAGTGCTGAATAACTCAacaaacatataaataaataataaatataataagtatAAGTATGAATAAAGTATGAATGAATATCTCGAACATCGGTCGATTTGCTTGACTCACTCATGGGGCTGATATTGCTACTTGTTACCTGTAACGGCGACACAATTCGGCGCATGATGCGCCGAATTGTGTCGCCGTTCAAAAAAGCCAGCCCAATATTCTTGATCTACTCTACAAAAGGTCGCATTGGATCCATCCATTCCATATTCTGTGAGACGACACGTCTCGCCTGAAACGCCTATCGGCACTCAAAGAAAGAGAGgcgtgaaaatttgaaagaagaagaaggaagaagaaatcaatCCGGCGTTGAGTGGAGATAATCCAGAACACCGCGTCATAATGCCTCCGGCAAATGATAGACAATTCCAAAACAATCAGAGAATGAACCGtttttccacaagaaaataaaagaaaatctgatTGTAAAAGAAGATTACTAAAGGAGTAACAGGACATGGTTGTCAACTCTTTATCTTGAAAGAACAACCGTGTAATGCTTCAATGAAGATGGTATTTTAAACCTGACAATGTGATAAAAACTGTGAAGATACTGAAATTAAGCCGAAATTCCTCGAAATTCTGTGTAATGTAATGTATACACTTAGGAAGCGcgattcttttgaaaacttattttattttgcattaCTTGACTGCCAAACCTACAAATAAAATACTCGAAaagagacaaaagaaaaaatcttttaaagcTGGTAGGAGTATAGAAGCACCAAGCAGAAGCATGATTGCCGAGAAATACTAATATGCTTACACGAATTAGTTAGGATGTCACGGATAAAGTGATATATCCACGACTTTTTCTACCGTATATTTGGATGCTATTACGCGAGCACCGTTTGAGCATCGAACAGTCTTTTTTGTGGAAGATTTTCAGCTAACAGAGAACGCCGCGCGATGAGAACAGTCAATCGTCTAGCCTTGAAAGAAGCCAGGTTCCTGCACTCAGCGTACTAAAGTTGAATGAGAACATTTTTTGTCGACAAATGATGACGAATTAATTCCTGCAAGGTGGCTCACGTGTTGCTAAATTACGAAGCTCATAACTAATTTCATGCATTACCTCAGATACCATTACCTCCATTACCTCAGATCTCAAAATAAATATGAGTTAGAACTAACTCCCATAAATAACCCTATTATGAATTATATGAAAACCTATTCAGTTTGAAACGCATCATAAAGGATGCTTTTTTCTAGCTGAGACCTGTTGGTTAAACtcattctcttttcaaaatctaGTTGACAAAAGATGTGAAGCTGGCTAGAATTGCCAAAAGACAAGAGACCTCTAAAAATAATACTCTCACCATAGTGGGAACCTTCCTCTGCAAAACGCGCCCTTGTTGCTTTCTTGGCTTTTTCGGCGGCAGGTTAACGTTTATTACAAACTTCCAAAATTCGCATCAGTCTCGCACTCATCCCCAACAATAGTCAATGTTCATCGCTAAAATCACCACCAAATCGTGTTTACCTACTTTGGTATGTAGGTCTCTCGTCATCACGGAACGTACGGCTCCAGCATCTTTCAAGTCGTTTAGTTCCCCTCGCGATCGTCATCCAAGAGTTCTCAAGtatcgtgagtgacgttgccGAGTTCCTTGATTCGTATCCAGCTGAGGTCTCGTTTGATCCATTCGTGCAGTCAACACATCATCCCATCTCATTGGAGGACTCCCTCGAAAGATTTTAGCACGTCTTGGGGTCCAGTCTAGAGTTCGTCAATTTATCGCCGATTCTTCCCATAATATGACCGACATTACTGTTTGGTTTCGATATATGGCGGGGTCGCGAAGAAGGAACATTTCTTTTAGTTCAAGGCTGCGAGGACCGgataggtgttgtgtgcgccggctAAACATCAGAAGACGTATCCCAATGTCTGGGTAGTAAgcagcttcctagacgtgggtGCGGTGTCTGCCCGTGTCTCCGCTGCTTAaaagagcgctggaagaactgtggAGTCGAACGGGTGGGACAGCACagagatcttggtccgtcagttgctTCGTAGCTTTCCTggcggctgcgaatgctgcccacgcTGTTCTCATCCTTCcattcagttcttctttcaagtcgttctccatattcatagaacgtccaaaATACACATATGACGATACCCCTATTCCGGAGTCTTCAAGTCGTATTCCTCCGTCTTCGCCGCAGACGCTCTTCAATACTTTGCGAAATGTCTGCTTAAGATCATGCACAAATGTCATGATTTTATCTCCATTCATTTAACTTGTTGCTTATTATACTGTGATGTTATAATTCAATTTGGTTACAATGTAATTTTATTCGTCATATTTAGTCTTTACATAGACAACTATGTAAAAACTAAATATGACGatagaaaattagaagaaataggAGTCGTTTTAGGGAGGATCGTGTCCCAACTACATGCCTGAATATATTGGTCGCAGGCCTATGGGGGAAAACaaagacactgacttgatacagcGCTACGACGAGTCGTTCTGTTGGTCAGAAaccacgttcgtaaaccttaaaaaTCCGAACTGAAGTCGAAGGCGAATGTCGTGCACTTGCACATCTTTTATCCTTCGTTATCTTGATATTACAGCATTTCAATTGGTCCTTTTATTGCTTGATGtcattctgttcatttttcggagttatttttccttctgGCTGTAACACTTCTTTTGTAACcacttccgttttttttcttcttgtctgCCTCCTTCAACCATCCACaaagtaatttattttcacaaaaactgaaagaatGGCCTCATTAACTTCACTATTTCCGACAAGGTTGCTAGAAGcaaggtttttttcctattttttttttcactgaagcAACTTATGCCAGACATGCCGaatatgaaaacaacaaacagaCTGGGAatgtaaacaagaaaaaagagaataatagCAAGCTGTGTTACAGTATTTCTATTTACATATTTGgcaggtgtggcgcagtcgttTAGAGGTCCactgtagccacacggtcaaggGTTCGAAATCGCTCTAGTGaaaatcaagcctttcatccatttggggtcgataaattggtaccagacgtgtctgggagcataaaaacactgacttgatcatcggctggctcccGCAAGTGATTATTTTGGCCAGCAAGCGtctcaaaacctcaacgattacgaacgCGCTGGCGcttcccaagtggattgataccagtgactttttccttttttaatcctTTTATTTACACATATTGACTTACTCTTCACATCTCTTCAGACGATTATTGATGTAATAtgcaggaaatttttgaaaaaaaaagaggtaaaaaGTTGAAACGAACAGAATAGTGAGTGGGTTCTGCGATACTTCTCAatatacatttatttgttggaaaaaaatattgggaCGAAATACACTCTTACACCGCACGGAGAATTTCTTCTCAGTTCTCTATATAGAATAAAATGCCCAACTGATAGACATCACAAAATAAAGTTACGGCCaggaaatatatttaaaatgtGGTATGTTTGTGCGAAACGGAAAGACACCGGCCCACTAACTTGGTTAGcacagaaaaatgaacaacatTATACAAGTACATATCACCATATGGCCATATCCATAAATACCATATGGTCAAAAACGGTATTCCACTGTACATCGATAGTTTCCCACCGCATTCTTTAGGCTTCTCCTGGATctcttttattgtttaaaagagaaagaatttcATCACCTTGTATGCTTGGTTGACGATGTGGACCAATCGACTGAAACATCAAAAAAGTAAAGCCAGAGTCTCATGCAAACATAGTTCATATATACGTCCATCTTGGTCAAATTTTAGTATCGTTCGAAACTTTTGGATGCACCTATCCCAATTGTATGCTTGAAATTTGGCGAAACTTACGGTTAACAGTTCTATAAGAACGCTTCAGAGTTACTCGTATAGTACTCTAATTTCTATCTTCTTACCCTTCTCTGTTATCATACTgctatcaaagaaaaaggcTAGTGATACTCGACCAAACAACTTTAACGAGTATTTCGTTCAAATGCGGAGGACTTCATATTTCCACAataatcatatttttcatatcCTAAAGATAGGATTTTGACACATCGAGTCTCTTATACTCTCCTAGAGATTCTACTCCTTCAACGACAGAAATCAGCTCGATAAAATACCTCAAACGCAACACACCATGAAACTGGCGTGATACGAAAACTCCAaggaaaatgtagagttcaACTTGCAGATTGCGGAAATGAGCGAAGCTCCGCTCAATTCACCGtagtcgtcctaaaaacggcgtgggaactgcttcatttcctacgagatacgttagaacgcgcccctTGCACATACGCTTGTCCCTTATTCATAGTCACTAGTTTTAGCCGACAAGACTGGTGTGGaaacctcattaatcttcgaacAGTCGCTCGTAGAAGCGGTGCatgcgcgttgcaactgaattCGTAGGAAAGGACAGCGTCTTCTGGGCCCTTTCCGACCATTGTGGGAAGATGAGCAGAGTCCGTAATCTGGAACTTGAACACTACGTTTTCGGTacaacgtcaatttcgtgacacccTGCTTTTAAGcgacagtttaaaaaaaaaaggaataaaaatttaagaaaaatctgTAACGGTGCGGTTCAAAAACAGCATCTGTCGCATTCGTAAAGAGTACTgatttcgttgaaattttgCTGTTTCATGCCagtcatttaattttttccgtGAGGGGATCGACGGTCCCTCTCATTCTTCGGCGGACGGTGCGTCCAGCTCGGGTGAACAGGACTTCCCTGATGGACTGTGGATACGTTATTAAAGGTGGTAGTAACGGCATGTATCGGTCTCATCGACTTTAACGAAGTTGCCGTTAGACTCATCCCTCCTTCTCATAGCTTGCGCGCGAAAGTTGCTTGAGTGCTGTCTTCCAATACAACACATTTCTTCTGCCGCAGTGTCATGATGTCCCTCTTTGCAGTTGCCACGAATTGCGGACGATCTTCTCCTAAACCCCACACCACCCCGTCACAGGGGAACGTACCAAGACACCCCATGCAGTCTGTGTTCACATGCTGCCCTTCAAATCCAAATTCATTCATTACCGTAGCAAACATAGTTTGTATCTGAATTTTCAGTGCATAAGGATGCATGCCATTTGGAGGGAATTTGCAGACATTTGTCCAAAATCCCTAGCATGAAATACCACTCTTAGATCAGTGGGCTAGAGATAAGACGCACGAGGTTTCAACCGTGAACCACAAAACCCCTGGTTCAAATAAAGGCAAACGAAAACGTGTAGTTCTTCTGACCTGCAAATAGGGTCGATGTTCAActgtctatgttttgtgatgTGAAAATCTGATCCTGATTCTTTGCGTTGATGCTAGTGAGGGACAGTTTTGATCGCCCGTTCATCCATGCAAGGGTCACAACGTTGCGAACAAAAAGTCTAACAGAACTTCTACAACACAGACTGAAAtcattctcttcatttccGTATAAGTTGACGAGTAAGTTTCAAATGCATAATTTCTGTGAGAATCATCAGCAACATCAAAGGAGAAAATAGCTCGAAGTAATCTGCACCAATTGGGGTCGACTACTATACGGCACAGAACAAGTCATGTAATTACTGCCTGCAAAAACAAACGTGCGTTGTACAACTTTGAAATTGACCTTAACGTTCCAACAGGTAACTCAGTAACTACTCTGTCTGCTTTACTGTTACTGTTTGAAAGTTTTGCCCCCCGGATTGAAGTGCTTGCAAAACACTACCAAAAATTTTAGCAAGATTCCCTTTTCAAGCCTTCCTCTTTATTAGTTCTGACTACACCTCATGAATATTAAGagagttagaaaaaaagtagattccaaagatttgtttgattttcaattttgaagaatgattttgaaaagtagAATAAATACTCTTTTCAGTAAAAGAATTCTCAACAATGTCCACAGTTCTTCTTGACACAATCACTGAAACAATAACGCAAAGCCAAATTATATTTTACACAAATAGTGCTCAAGACTTATCATGAACACATATAGAATACTCCAACTTCAATGCTTCTCTTCGGTTTACTCAAGAGGTTTGGAAAGCAATCGAACCACAAACGGGATCGAACGGAAATCATGGTTTCAAATCAGGCGGGAATCGAACATAACATAAAAGCAGTGTAATTGCTGCACAAAAGCCTGAAATTGGCTCAAGGCATTGCATAAGCATGAAAAAACTCCACGCACTTAGtgcaaaattgaagaagaaagcaaaaaactaCGTTAATAATGGTTTATAATCTTGAAAATCCGTGGACAACTACACCTAGAAAGCTGTCCCCAGAACCGGTTGAGATCTTCTATGGAAACGATAAGGTCGGAGGTTGTAGGCTACGAATAAGAGCGTGCTCGACCTCAACCCCTCCAAAGTGTCATGggaaacggcgtgagaaacggcACTCCTGTATAAATGTTCCAACGAGACGCCTTATAGCGGGCCACCGAGACCACGTTACACGCGCTGCGTCCGCAAGAGAACGGAGTATAAAGGGAGAAGGTTTTCCGGCGGCCCCAAAAATTATGTATAGGCCATTGAGGAAACCGCCGCGTGAGGCTAAACGCCTTTCGTCCTTCCTTCTAACACCCGCCCCAGGATGTTGTGGATGTCAGGGCCCATTGGAGATGAAGTGTGGGTCAAGCAGACAAAATACGCCgtgtctacacgatcgatcggaggttggaACCCACCCTGGTGTCAaacaagtctttcatcccttcgtAGTCGACAAATTTGTATTAAACTTGcctaaaaaagcaaaaaaaaattaatttgacaTATCGgatagcccccgcaagtcattgtgtagacTAGATGCGCGTTCgttaaacctcaaacgatacTGAACTAAAGAGAACGTGTTGGTGAATTTCAAGCGGATTGAATAGATTGACAGAcgctttatcccttatcctttagGGGGAGCCGAACGTAAGCACGATCCTACAAGTCATCTACACCCTTTGCCCTATATTTTCGCAGAaggatcccaacatcgtcagtttgcCTCTAACTAAGTAGACTCGTTAGAGGGACCTCCCCCAAGTGACAGAGACGACCACTGAGGCGAAATTAAAAGGGAGT is part of the Necator americanus strain Aroian chromosome V, whole genome shotgun sequence genome and encodes:
- a CDS encoding hypothetical protein (NECATOR_CHRV.G18868.T1); this encodes MNGDKIMTFVHDLKQTFRKVLKSVCGEDGGIRLEDSGIGVSSYVYFGRSMNMENDLKEELNGRMRTAWAAFAAARKATKQLTDQDLCAVPPVRLHSSSSALLSSGDTGRHRTHV
- a CDS encoding hypothetical protein (NECATOR_CHRV.G18867.T1), giving the protein MEVVKLSPGSPTQSVQCQHNMGFMVTDKVQRFLIVTTYMRLIHGSTVAELLRQLRITVRKKILLLLLILLLLLLLLLLPLLLLLLLLLLLLLLLLLLLLLLYTVIALLPYKTPLYLVCAEARYEVLRNVTSALRC